A stretch of the Rhizobium sp. CCGE531 genome encodes the following:
- a CDS encoding UDP-glucuronic acid decarboxylase family protein, translated as MNMPLRYTNLYSRNSERRTILIAGGAGFLGSHLCERLLRDGCQVICADDFSTGRTENLRHLLRYDAFSFVRHDIVNPIDLPVDEIYNLACPASPVHYQADPIHTMKTCVFGALNLLELAARHQARIFQASTSEIYGDPQVHPQPERYWGHVNSFGPRSCYDEGKRSAETLFYDFHMRHGVDIRIARIFNTYGPRMRPDDGRVVSNFIVQALKGQDITVYGDGSQTRSFCYVDDLIEGFVQLMSSPAALHSPINLGNPAEFSVRELAEQVITLTGSPSKVVYKPLPIDDPRQRRPDITIAKRDLAWEPTVALAEGLKSTVAYFERQLHRQGSELVEVI; from the coding sequence ATGAATATGCCGCTCAGATATACGAATTTATATTCGAGAAATTCCGAACGCCGTACAATTCTGATTGCTGGCGGCGCGGGTTTTCTGGGTTCTCATCTTTGTGAGCGGCTATTGCGGGATGGCTGTCAGGTCATCTGCGCCGACGACTTCTCGACGGGGCGGACGGAGAATTTGCGGCATTTGCTTCGCTACGACGCCTTCAGCTTCGTTCGTCACGATATCGTCAATCCCATCGATCTGCCGGTCGACGAGATCTACAATCTGGCCTGTCCCGCATCGCCCGTGCACTATCAGGCAGACCCGATCCATACCATGAAGACATGCGTTTTCGGTGCGCTGAACCTGCTCGAACTGGCGGCACGGCACCAGGCCCGCATATTCCAGGCTTCAACCTCGGAAATCTACGGAGACCCGCAGGTACATCCCCAGCCGGAGCGCTATTGGGGCCATGTCAACTCGTTTGGCCCACGCTCCTGCTATGACGAGGGAAAGCGCTCGGCCGAAACGCTTTTCTATGACTTTCATATGAGACATGGCGTGGACATCAGGATCGCGCGTATCTTCAATACCTACGGACCGCGCATGCGTCCCGATGATGGCCGCGTCGTTTCCAATTTCATCGTCCAGGCACTCAAGGGACAGGACATTACCGTCTACGGCGACGGATCGCAGACGCGCTCGTTCTGCTATGTCGACGACCTTATCGAAGGCTTCGTTCAGCTGATGAGCAGCCCCGCCGCGCTTCATTCGCCGATCAATCTGGGCAATCCGGCCGAGTTCAGCGTCCGCGAACTTGCCGAACAGGTCATCACGCTGACGGGTTCGCCGTCGAAAGTCGTCTACAAACCGCTGCCGATCGACGACCCTCGCCAGCGTCGTCCCGACATCACGATCGCAAAACGGGACTTGGCATGGGAGCCGACGGTCGCTCTGGCCGAAGGCCTGAAGTCGACGGTTGCCTATTTCGAACGCCAGCTTCATCGGCAAGGCAGCGAACTCGTAGAGGTCATCTGA
- a CDS encoding LacI family DNA-binding transcriptional regulator translates to MLKVGIRDVAKLAEVSTGTVSRVLNDHPSVTHELRTRVNAIIEELGYTPDPSARSMRSKVSRLIGIVIPDLTNPFFSELVQSAEQAAATYGYNIIVMTSFDHATKEADRLRQLTSRKVDGIILVPSNDFHPIKLPKGLPIVVVDRLMPGYSGIASDHRNGVRLGVEYLLKLGHRRIGFISGPEHSVPANDRLKGYLDAMIQAGNSVGTAAPPLVAEANFDYESGRLAGNYLLARARNERPTAIFASSDQQAIGCMRAAYDLGIPIPAALSILGFDGIPLSDMTIPRLTTVKQPIQKIATAAVEVLLNEQPVPSIDHPVLLACELSYGETTCAPQPD, encoded by the coding sequence ATGCTGAAGGTCGGAATCCGCGACGTTGCCAAGCTCGCAGAGGTCTCTACCGGGACCGTTTCGAGAGTCTTGAATGATCACCCATCCGTCACGCACGAATTAAGGACGCGGGTCAACGCCATCATAGAGGAACTCGGTTACACGCCGGATCCGTCCGCAAGAAGCATGCGCAGCAAGGTCAGCCGCCTCATCGGCATCGTCATCCCGGACCTGACCAATCCATTCTTTTCCGAACTCGTCCAATCTGCCGAGCAAGCCGCAGCCACGTACGGTTACAACATCATCGTCATGACATCCTTCGATCACGCTACGAAGGAAGCCGACCGTCTCCGGCAACTGACGAGCCGCAAGGTGGACGGCATCATTCTCGTTCCGAGCAACGATTTCCATCCGATCAAGCTGCCGAAAGGGCTGCCAATCGTTGTCGTCGACCGTCTTATGCCGGGATATTCGGGTATAGCCTCAGATCATCGCAACGGCGTTCGCCTTGGCGTCGAATATCTCCTGAAGCTAGGGCATCGCCGTATCGGCTTCATTTCAGGGCCTGAACATTCCGTTCCAGCCAATGATCGCCTCAAGGGCTATCTCGATGCCATGATACAAGCCGGCAATAGCGTGGGAACCGCAGCCCCGCCGCTGGTTGCCGAGGCCAACTTCGATTATGAGAGCGGACGGCTGGCGGGAAATTATCTGCTGGCGCGTGCCCGCAACGAACGTCCGACCGCCATCTTTGCGAGCTCTGATCAGCAGGCGATCGGCTGCATGAGGGCGGCATATGACCTTGGTATCCCAATACCGGCAGCGCTATCCATCCTTGGATTCGACGGCATCCCGCTCTCCGATATGACAATCCCGCGCTTAACAACGGTGAAGCAACCAATTCAGAAGATCGCTACAGCCGCTGTGGAGGTTCTTCTCAACGAGCAGCCCGTGCCGAGCATCGACCATCCGGTCTTGTTAGCCTGCGAGCTGTCTTATGGAGAAACTACCTGCGCACCACAGCCTGACTGA
- a CDS encoding sugar ABC transporter substrate-binding protein: MSNSRKPESVLISVPRRAALKLGLAGTLVLALSCGVSPAFAAGKPKVGLIMKSLSNEFFKQMKAGADKYAAENKEKFDFKAVGMKDERDFASQVDAVENFVTQKYDIIVVAPADSKAMATPLAKAVKAGVKVINIDVPLDADAKKAAGIDLAFFGPDNTEGAKLAGDALAKDLGPGAKVVILEGNPEADNAKERKVGFMDSIKNGKLELLDSKTAHWETEEANTVMTNFLTKYKDIQGVMAANDSMALGVVKALDASGQSGKIKVVGFDNIPSVKPLIKDGKMLATVEQYGAEMAAMGIKYGLRELAGEKFTGWVKTNVTLITAKDIK, encoded by the coding sequence ATGTCCAATTCTAGAAAGCCTGAATCCGTCTTGATCAGCGTCCCGCGTCGTGCGGCGTTGAAGCTTGGTCTTGCAGGCACCTTGGTACTTGCGCTGTCTTGCGGCGTGTCGCCAGCCTTTGCGGCCGGTAAGCCTAAAGTCGGCCTGATCATGAAGTCCTTGTCGAATGAGTTCTTCAAGCAGATGAAGGCGGGTGCCGACAAATATGCGGCTGAAAACAAGGAGAAGTTCGACTTCAAGGCCGTCGGCATGAAGGACGAGCGTGATTTTGCTTCGCAGGTCGATGCGGTCGAAAACTTCGTGACGCAGAAATACGATATCATCGTTGTCGCACCGGCCGACTCGAAGGCGATGGCCACTCCGCTTGCGAAGGCCGTAAAGGCCGGCGTCAAGGTCATCAATATCGACGTGCCGCTGGATGCCGACGCCAAGAAGGCGGCCGGTATCGATCTTGCCTTCTTCGGGCCTGACAACACTGAGGGCGCCAAGCTTGCGGGCGATGCGCTTGCCAAGGATCTGGGGCCGGGCGCGAAGGTCGTGATCCTGGAAGGCAATCCTGAGGCTGACAACGCCAAGGAGCGCAAGGTCGGCTTCATGGATTCCATCAAGAACGGCAAGCTCGAGCTTCTCGACAGCAAGACCGCGCATTGGGAGACGGAGGAAGCGAACACCGTCATGACGAATTTCCTGACGAAGTATAAGGATATTCAGGGCGTCATGGCCGCAAACGACTCCATGGCTCTCGGTGTCGTCAAGGCGCTCGATGCATCCGGCCAGAGCGGCAAGATCAAGGTTGTCGGTTTCGATAATATCCCGTCCGTCAAGCCGTTGATCAAGGACGGCAAGATGCTTGCCACCGTCGAACAGTATGGTGCCGAGATGGCGGCCATGGGCATCAAGTATGGACTTCGCGAGCTCGCCGGCGAAAAATTCACCGGTTGGGTCAAGACGAACGTCACGCTCATCACCGCCAAGGATATTAAATAG
- a CDS encoding sugar ABC transporter ATP-binding protein, producing MREVDVPSTPDDYILKLEGIGKRFPGVVALKDVSISIGRGKGHVLLGENGAGKSTLINLLGGVFKPDDGHIVFDGERYDPASPLEAFKAGIRVIHQELHPLSNLSVAENLLFEHLPRRYGLVNYKQMNARAAELLAEVGLNVAPTTLASSLSVAQLQLLEIAKALCYESKLLVLDEPTATLTSKEVDRLFEILRRLKARGVTTLYISHRLEEIFEVGDDVTILRDGQHVITRPLEGLGIPKIVELMVGRALAEHDAFRGDSVISGEALGISGLKVTHNSPEISFSIAKGEIVGIAGLVGSGRTEAVRAIFGADAKAAGEIRINGEPVEINSPRDAVAAGLCLATEDRKMQGLMLDMSCAENTTITDLGKISRNGLINRKIENENSQRLVRELRIKTPSIHQVVRTFSGGNQQKVVIAKWLFRGPKVLIFDEPTRGIDVGAKAEIYDLLWKFAAEGKGVLVVSSDLPELIGICHRIIVLSNGKIAGEIARDQFEESKILSLAYKEYSRVRQH from the coding sequence ATGCGCGAGGTGGACGTGCCAAGCACACCAGATGACTACATCCTGAAGCTGGAAGGAATAGGCAAGCGCTTCCCGGGCGTCGTCGCGCTCAAAGATGTTTCCATTAGCATCGGTCGCGGCAAGGGACACGTCCTTCTGGGCGAAAACGGTGCCGGAAAATCCACGCTGATCAACCTTCTTGGTGGTGTCTTTAAGCCGGATGACGGTCATATCGTGTTCGACGGCGAGCGCTACGATCCGGCGTCTCCTCTGGAGGCCTTCAAGGCCGGCATTCGCGTCATCCATCAGGAACTGCATCCCCTATCCAACCTCAGCGTTGCTGAAAATCTTCTCTTCGAACATCTCCCGCGCCGATACGGCCTGGTGAACTACAAGCAAATGAACGCCAGGGCGGCAGAGTTGCTGGCCGAAGTCGGCCTCAACGTGGCGCCGACGACGCTTGCCAGCAGCTTGAGCGTAGCGCAGCTTCAGCTTCTCGAGATCGCCAAGGCGCTCTGTTACGAGAGCAAGCTTCTGGTTCTTGACGAACCGACGGCAACGTTGACCTCCAAGGAAGTCGATCGTCTCTTCGAAATTCTGAGGCGGCTGAAGGCGCGGGGCGTAACCACGCTTTACATATCGCACCGGCTCGAAGAGATATTTGAGGTGGGCGATGACGTGACCATCCTGCGCGACGGCCAACATGTGATCACGCGGCCGCTTGAAGGGCTAGGAATTCCAAAAATCGTTGAACTGATGGTAGGGCGCGCACTCGCGGAACATGACGCCTTTCGCGGCGATAGTGTCATATCGGGTGAGGCGCTCGGTATCTCCGGTCTGAAGGTGACGCACAATAGTCCGGAGATATCATTCTCTATCGCCAAGGGTGAAATCGTCGGCATTGCCGGGCTTGTGGGCAGCGGTCGGACCGAGGCAGTTCGCGCCATATTCGGCGCCGATGCAAAGGCCGCCGGAGAAATCCGCATTAATGGCGAGCCGGTCGAGATCAATTCGCCGAGGGATGCTGTCGCCGCAGGGCTGTGCCTGGCAACCGAAGACCGCAAGATGCAGGGCCTGATGCTCGACATGAGCTGCGCCGAAAACACCACCATCACAGATCTCGGCAAAATCTCCCGCAATGGCCTGATCAACCGGAAGATCGAGAATGAAAACTCGCAGCGCCTTGTACGCGAGCTGCGCATTAAAACGCCATCCATCCACCAGGTGGTCAGGACATTTTCCGGCGGCAACCAGCAGAAGGTCGTCATTGCCAAATGGCTGTTCCGCGGTCCCAAAGTACTGATTTTCGACGAGCCGACCCGTGGGATCGACGTGGGTGCAAAGGCCGAGATCTATGATCTTCTGTGGAAGTTTGCCGCCGAGGGAAAGGGTGTTCTGGTCGTCTCGTCGGACCTGCCGGAGCTCATCGGCATCTGCCACCGCATCATTGTTTTGTCGAATGGCAAGATTGCCGGCGAAATCGCCCGAGACCAATTCGAAGAGAGCAAGATTCTGTCACTCGCCTACAAGGAATACAGTCGTGTCCGGCAACATTGA
- a CDS encoding ABC transporter permease gives MSGNIEKKTEVKESSFWDKLIRISMKEAGVAIALVLILIFFSATAPYFATPENFLKIFVQIAINTVLASGMTFVILTGGIDLSVGSLLALCTVIGATIMVDPRLSPWQAIVLASIASMGAGAVLGAINGWVCEKWKLPSFIVTLGMLNVASGLARVVSDNSTITGLPQPFVDFGNLIFWGVFPSIFLVAIVVVFIGWFVLRYTVFGRFVFAIGTNEEAVRLSGHEPKRFKIAVFTISGLTAGIAAMVYLLRLNVGSPVAGIGYELNAIAAVIIGGTSLSGGKGSIVGTLVGACILQVLSTGLQLLGADDNIKPIVIGAVIVLAVILDSYRGRLMRILETR, from the coding sequence GTGTCCGGCAACATTGAAAAGAAGACCGAGGTCAAAGAGTCCAGCTTCTGGGACAAGCTCATTCGGATATCGATGAAGGAAGCGGGCGTTGCCATCGCCCTCGTTCTGATCCTGATCTTTTTCTCGGCGACAGCGCCATATTTCGCGACGCCAGAGAACTTTCTGAAGATCTTCGTGCAGATCGCCATCAACACCGTGCTCGCCTCGGGCATGACCTTCGTCATCCTTACCGGCGGCATCGATCTGTCGGTCGGCTCGCTGCTAGCGCTTTGCACTGTTATCGGTGCAACGATCATGGTCGATCCCAGGCTTTCTCCCTGGCAGGCGATCGTGCTGGCTTCGATTGCATCGATGGGAGCAGGCGCCGTGCTTGGTGCGATCAATGGATGGGTATGCGAGAAATGGAAGCTTCCGTCCTTCATCGTTACGCTTGGCATGTTGAACGTCGCAAGCGGCCTGGCGCGCGTCGTCAGTGACAACTCCACCATTACCGGCCTGCCTCAGCCTTTTGTCGATTTCGGTAACCTAATCTTCTGGGGCGTCTTTCCTTCAATCTTTCTGGTTGCGATCGTCGTCGTGTTTATCGGCTGGTTCGTGCTGCGTTATACTGTGTTTGGGCGCTTTGTCTTTGCGATCGGCACCAATGAGGAAGCCGTCCGGCTGTCAGGGCACGAGCCCAAAAGGTTCAAGATTGCCGTCTTCACGATTTCCGGGCTGACGGCAGGCATTGCAGCTATGGTTTATCTGTTGCGCCTCAATGTCGGCAGCCCGGTCGCGGGTATTGGCTATGAGCTCAATGCCATTGCAGCTGTGATCATCGGCGGCACCAGTCTTTCTGGCGGCAAAGGATCGATTGTGGGTACGCTGGTAGGCGCATGCATTCTGCAAGTGCTATCCACGGGCCTGCAACTGCTCGGTGCCGACGATAACATCAAGCCGATCGTCATTGGCGCAGTCATCGTGCTGGCCGTCATTCTCGACAGCTATCGCGGTCGATTGATGAGGATATTGGAAACGCGATGA
- a CDS encoding AraC family transcriptional regulator, with amino-acid sequence MLFIPFPFAVAIVLLVLFAMVFKRGDERPANVPFLALILVSAFQSALSGLRWGYGIQAVMYVTPLVAATMPPLVYAGVFQLVRKSARPPFLRIGIHILPAILVLISMIVWRDAIDVILVLTFIGYAIAILRLMRPGMDALRLAAFDEARPAYYAILFAAASLLLSAALDTVVAFDLIWMHGRYAPTLIVGGNLVALIILSAAAAAASRSGAAREAPEIAEVPKADAGDIETMAAVQALMSDKRLYEDHDLTLNRLARKAGLSARQISEAINRATGKNVSQYVNEFRIAAACKLLTETEKSVIEIMYAVGFQTKSNFNREFRRVTDVTPLEWRKKTLAAA; translated from the coding sequence ATGCTTTTTATTCCATTTCCCTTCGCTGTCGCTATCGTGCTGCTCGTCCTGTTTGCCATGGTGTTCAAGCGAGGTGACGAACGGCCGGCCAATGTCCCGTTCCTGGCGCTTATCCTGGTCAGCGCTTTCCAGTCCGCGCTGTCCGGATTGCGATGGGGTTACGGGATCCAGGCCGTCATGTATGTGACACCCTTGGTCGCGGCGACCATGCCGCCGCTCGTTTACGCGGGCGTGTTCCAGCTGGTTAGGAAGAGTGCGCGACCGCCCTTCTTGCGCATCGGCATCCATATCCTGCCGGCAATCCTTGTTCTGATATCGATGATCGTTTGGCGCGATGCGATCGACGTCATCCTCGTTCTTACCTTTATCGGCTATGCAATCGCCATATTGCGCCTGATGCGGCCGGGAATGGACGCGCTTCGCCTTGCCGCCTTCGATGAAGCCAGGCCTGCCTATTATGCGATCCTGTTTGCGGCCGCCTCGCTGCTTCTTTCGGCGGCGCTTGATACGGTCGTGGCCTTCGATTTGATATGGATGCATGGCCGCTACGCGCCGACGCTCATTGTCGGTGGGAACCTCGTGGCGCTCATTATCTTGTCCGCCGCCGCCGCCGCCGCCAGCCGCAGCGGCGCGGCAAGGGAAGCGCCTGAGATCGCCGAGGTCCCGAAAGCGGATGCGGGAGATATCGAGACGATGGCTGCCGTTCAAGCGCTGATGTCGGACAAGCGGCTCTATGAGGATCACGACCTGACCTTGAACAGACTGGCGCGCAAGGCCGGCCTGTCGGCGCGTCAGATTTCCGAGGCGATCAACCGCGCCACTGGAAAAAACGTCTCGCAATATGTCAACGAGTTTCGTATCGCCGCCGCCTGCAAGCTGCTGACCGAAACCGAAAAGTCGGTCATCGAGATTATGTATGCGGTCGGCTTTCAGACGAAATCCAATTTCAATCGTGAGTTCCGGCGCGTGACCGACGTCACGCCCCTGGAATGGCGGAAGAAGACCCTGGCAGCCGCATAG
- a CDS encoding HlyD family efflux transporter periplasmic adaptor subunit, with translation MNTITEDNRKLAETLRSLSLEPSFQSVEPPPWKDRRLVPLSILLALGASVIAVTVFWPDIAPQLKGALQQKPDIALAPSITQTSGQASPTASQATASVNASIPALNPPQLAAVSEITGSGYVVAPSIVTVFSKYEGEIASVAAQIGDQVEAGQVLVGIDDISADFALEQAKADSDAAKLVLDGKILELKQAVSSLQRNAALSGKNVVSIQAVEEAQTARDTALNAVDQARQSYAKAQLGVRIAKEHVDALIVKAPISGRVTRLDAHVGGRVLARIDGIKESESLLTITDTKSLVIDADVAETNIGALRPGLRGDAVLDGFPDKPFIIEILQLWPTVSREKGTITLRLALIEPPEGIMPNMAARIRISTVPAQQPGGALQ, from the coding sequence ATGAACACGATCACCGAAGACAATCGCAAGCTCGCGGAAACGCTCAGGTCGCTTTCTCTTGAGCCTTCGTTCCAATCAGTGGAGCCGCCGCCCTGGAAAGATCGGCGGCTTGTCCCCTTGAGTATCCTGCTTGCGCTCGGCGCCAGCGTGATCGCAGTCACCGTCTTCTGGCCGGATATCGCACCTCAACTCAAAGGAGCATTGCAGCAGAAGCCGGACATCGCTCTCGCTCCAAGCATCACGCAGACGAGCGGCCAGGCAAGCCCGACAGCAAGCCAGGCGACCGCGAGCGTCAACGCATCCATTCCCGCTCTCAATCCGCCTCAATTGGCGGCTGTGTCCGAGATAACCGGTTCCGGCTACGTCGTTGCTCCCAGTATCGTGACCGTCTTTTCCAAATATGAGGGAGAGATCGCCTCAGTCGCCGCTCAAATCGGCGATCAGGTCGAAGCCGGGCAGGTTCTTGTTGGGATCGACGATATCAGCGCCGATTTTGCGCTTGAGCAGGCCAAGGCGGATAGCGATGCAGCGAAGCTTGTACTGGACGGAAAGATTCTCGAGTTGAAGCAGGCCGTCAGTTCACTGCAACGCAACGCAGCGCTTTCCGGGAAGAACGTTGTTTCGATCCAGGCCGTCGAAGAAGCGCAAACTGCGAGAGATACCGCACTCAATGCGGTCGATCAGGCGCGTCAAAGTTATGCCAAGGCGCAACTCGGCGTGAGGATCGCTAAGGAACATGTCGACGCGCTGATCGTGAAAGCTCCGATCTCGGGCAGGGTGACGCGGCTCGACGCCCATGTCGGCGGCCGGGTCCTAGCCCGGATAGACGGTATCAAGGAAAGTGAAAGCCTTCTGACGATCACCGATACCAAAAGCCTGGTGATCGACGCGGACGTGGCCGAAACCAATATCGGCGCGCTTCGGCCGGGCCTTCGCGGCGACGCCGTCCTCGACGGTTTTCCAGACAAGCCTTTTATCATCGAGATCTTGCAGCTTTGGCCGACCGTTTCACGCGAGAAAGGCACGATTACCCTGCGCCTTGCGCTCATCGAGCCACCCGAGGGCATCATGCCCAACATGGCCGCCCGCATTCGTATTTCGACCGTTCCAGCACAACAGCCAGGAGGCGCGCTTCAATGA
- a CDS encoding FtsX-like permease family protein has product MTFLDLVRKSAWRKPLRTVLLMISVATAFLIYGLTTSFIEGSQGSSAASDDILGVMSAAGRTQPLPISYVNRIAAEPDVAAVGYMSRLRGFATVEKNIVPVSAADPQRLLSSNGKELGLTSDLIAALGKDRSRVLVGRALAEAQGWTVGRKITVASFDMAKQDGSRDWPFEIAGLFEGENASTDTYFMVAQYDYVNALRARNKDTVDAFIVRPQPGVSAGELASRIDQLFANSATPTQTRSEKQFLEAFLRQYADIGLIVNMVVGAAFVTLLMIVGNTMVYAVRERTFEIGVLKTLGFSGAWIMALILGETLFIFVVGGTMGLVLALLATKITGPAIGLVFSNAIFAKALAMVTLLALVSGAIPALNALRTPIISAFRTR; this is encoded by the coding sequence ATGACGTTCCTCGATCTCGTGCGAAAGAGCGCATGGCGAAAGCCGCTGCGTACGGTGCTGCTGATGATCAGCGTGGCCACGGCCTTTCTCATCTACGGCCTGACGACGAGCTTCATCGAAGGTAGCCAGGGTTCGTCGGCGGCCAGCGACGACATTCTCGGCGTCATGAGCGCGGCGGGCCGCACCCAGCCGCTGCCGATCTCCTACGTGAACCGAATTGCAGCCGAACCAGATGTGGCAGCGGTCGGCTACATGTCGCGCCTGCGGGGATTTGCGACGGTCGAGAAAAACATCGTTCCCGTGAGTGCTGCCGATCCTCAGCGTCTTTTGAGCTCGAATGGCAAGGAGCTCGGACTGACATCGGATCTGATTGCTGCACTCGGCAAGGACCGCAGTAGGGTTCTTGTCGGTCGCGCGCTCGCAGAGGCGCAAGGATGGACCGTCGGACGGAAGATCACGGTGGCCAGTTTCGATATGGCAAAGCAGGATGGCAGCCGCGACTGGCCCTTCGAAATCGCTGGCCTCTTCGAGGGCGAGAACGCGTCCACCGACACCTATTTCATGGTCGCGCAATATGACTACGTGAACGCGCTTAGAGCCCGCAACAAGGACACGGTCGACGCCTTCATCGTCCGACCGCAGCCGGGTGTATCGGCCGGAGAACTCGCCTCAAGGATCGACCAGTTGTTTGCCAATTCGGCCACGCCGACGCAGACCAGGTCGGAAAAGCAGTTCCTGGAGGCCTTCCTGCGCCAGTATGCCGATATCGGACTGATCGTGAACATGGTTGTCGGGGCGGCGTTCGTCACGCTGCTGATGATTGTCGGCAACACCATGGTCTATGCCGTTCGCGAGCGCACCTTCGAGATCGGTGTCCTGAAAACCCTGGGCTTTTCCGGGGCATGGATCATGGCGCTCATCCTTGGTGAAACGCTGTTCATATTTGTGGTCGGCGGGACCATGGGATTGGTGCTTGCATTGCTTGCAACGAAGATCACGGGGCCTGCAATCGGCCTGGTCTTTTCCAACGCCATTTTTGCAAAAGCTCTGGCGATGGTCACTCTGCTTGCGCTTGTATCCGGGGCCATTCCAGCCCTGAACGCGCTCAGGACCCCGATCATTTCCGCATTCAGAACGAGGTAG
- a CDS encoding DUF1236 domain-containing protein yields the protein MKTKVLSIAALSLGLAAGCAFAQSSTVTGAAGGAATGAVVGGPVGAAIGGVAGAIVGTAIDPPPQKVVTYVREQPLPDDGMVVREQVVVGRPLPATVVVRTVPTNHRYAYAVVNHERVIVEPSSRKVIQILE from the coding sequence ATGAAAACGAAAGTACTTAGTATTGCGGCACTCTCACTTGGCCTGGCCGCCGGATGTGCCTTCGCCCAGTCGTCGACCGTCACCGGCGCGGCAGGTGGCGCCGCAACCGGAGCCGTAGTCGGCGGACCCGTCGGAGCTGCCATAGGCGGCGTGGCCGGCGCCATCGTCGGCACCGCCATCGATCCGCCGCCGCAGAAAGTGGTTACCTATGTCCGCGAACAGCCCCTGCCCGATGATGGAATGGTAGTCCGCGAACAGGTGGTCGTCGGCCGGCCGTTGCCGGCTACGGTCGTCGTAAGAACCGTTCCGACAAACCACCGATATGCATACGCTGTGGTCAACCATGAACGCGTGATCGTTGAACCATCATCGCGCAAGGTCATCCAGATTCTTGAGTGA
- a CDS encoding cyclophilin-like fold protein: MKAGSLSRRLVLAGAIATVIRPGNTNGQNGSNPASEETYGMKVRFTFNNRIMVASLYDNPSAADFASLLPLELTIDNYANNEKIAYLPRKLTQAGSGPFGNERPGDLCYFAPWGNLALFYGSYRYSAGLIRLGRFEAGFEPLLVPGKFPLRIERTP; the protein is encoded by the coding sequence ATGAAGGCTGGATCACTCTCTCGCCGTTTGGTTCTCGCGGGCGCAATCGCAACCGTCATTCGCCCCGGCAATACCAACGGACAGAACGGCAGCAATCCGGCAAGTGAGGAGACCTATGGCATGAAGGTACGTTTCACATTCAACAATCGGATCATGGTCGCGAGCCTTTATGACAATCCATCGGCGGCGGATTTCGCATCCTTGCTGCCGCTCGAGCTGACGATCGATAACTATGCGAACAACGAAAAGATCGCTTACTTGCCGCGAAAACTGACCCAGGCTGGAAGTGGCCCCTTCGGCAACGAAAGGCCTGGAGATCTCTGCTATTTCGCTCCCTGGGGCAATCTTGCGCTGTTCTACGGCAGCTATCGTTATTCGGCCGGATTGATCCGGCTGGGCCGGTTCGAGGCTGGTTTCGAACCTCTTCTCGTTCCTGGCAAATTTCCGCTGCGGATCGAACGGACCCCGTGA